The following proteins are encoded in a genomic region of Coffea eugenioides isolate CCC68of chromosome 6, Ceug_1.0, whole genome shotgun sequence:
- the LOC113774176 gene encoding uncharacterized protein LOC113774176: MRDGIQLVVLVYVDDLIIAGNKTHLINEFKSYLSQCFHMKDLGALKYFLGVEVARNAEGIFLCQRKYALDIINEARLLGAKPSKFPMEQNHHLALAKGDLLQDPEQYRRLVGRLIYLSLTRPELSYGVHILAQFMQQPRKEHWEAALRIVRYLKGSPGQGILLKAACNLELKAYCDSDWGGCPLTRRSLTGYFIFLGNSPISWKTKKQHTVSRSSAEAEYRSLAATVCELKWLKGLLLSLGVHHDQSARVFCDSQAAMHIAANPVFHERTKHIEVDCHFVRDEI; encoded by the coding sequence ATGCGAGATGGAATACAGTTGGTTGTATTAGTGTATGTGGATGACCTTATTATAGCTGGAAACAAAACGCATTTGATCAATGAATTCAAATCATACTTGAGCCAATGTTTCCATATGAAAGATTTAGGTGCTTTGAAGTATTTTTTGGGTGTTGAAGTAGCTAGAAATGCTGAAGGGATTTTCTTGTGTCAGCGAAAATATGCTTTAGATATCATTAATGAAGCAAGATTGTTGGGTGCTAAACCTTCGAAGTTTCCTATGGAGCAAAATCATCATCTCGCTTTAGCCAAAGGTGATTTGCTGCAAGACCCTGAACAATACCGAAGGCTGGTGGGAAGATTGATTTACTTGAGCTTAACTCGGCCTGAGTTGTCCTATGGTGTGCATATTTTAGCACAATTTATGCAACAGCCACGGAAAGAGCATTGGGAGGCAGCCTTGCGCATAGTCCGATACTTGAAAGGTAGTCCGGGACAAGGCATTTTACTCAAAGCTGCTTGCAATCTTGAACTGAAAGCTTATTGCGATTCGGATTGGGGCGGTTGTCCATTAACTCGGAGATCACTTACAggttatttcatttttcttgggAACTCTCCGATTTCATGGAAGACCAAGAAACAACATACGGTTTCTCGCTCATCGGCTGAAGCAGAATATCGCTCTTTGGCTGCAACGGTTTGTGAATTGAAATGGCTAAAAGGTCTGTTATTGTCTTTGGGAGTGCATCATGATCAATCTGCTAGAGTATTTTGTGATAGCCAAGCCGCAATGCATATAGCTGCAAATCCTGTCTTTCATGAACGCACCAAACACATCGAGGTTGATTGCCATTTTGTTCGTGATGAAATATAG
- the LOC113774177 gene encoding putative late blight resistance protein homolog R1A-3, translated as MCKLSNLETLIWRRISGTSPVSLPYAIWNLNKLRHLQLEDELCNSYYFRFPDNNLDNYSQLYDMDFLYGIYLNPRENINKLLGKFPNIRKLRSSLDLDESYKYHVAIERLRQLESLNLSCDIYPDGPYQFNIQYPSAIKKLTLSCFLKKV; from the coding sequence ATGTGCAAACTCTCAAATTTAGAAACTTTAATCTGGCGAAGAATTTCTGGGACAAGCCCAGTTTCACTGCCATATGCTATATGGAACTTGAACAAACTAAGGCATTTACAGCTAGAGGATGAGTTGTGTAACAGTTATTACTTTAGATTCCCCGACAACAATCTTGACAACTATTCGCAGCTGTATGACATGGATTTCTTGTATGGCATATACCTCAATCCTCGAGAAAACATCAACAAGCTGTTGGGAAAGTTTCCAAATATCCGCAAGCTAAGAAGCTCCCTTGATCTCGACGAGAGCTACAAATATCATGTAGCAATTGAGCGTCTGAGACAATTGGAATCTCTCAATTTGAGCTGCGACATATACCCTGATGGCCCATATCAGTTCAATATCCAATATCCTTCAGCCATTAAAAAATTGACCCTTTCTTGTTTTCTGAAAAAGGTTTGA